In Streptomyces sp. RFCAC02, the following proteins share a genomic window:
- a CDS encoding VTT domain-containing protein encodes MDSALWMYVLLALTTAPPLVPNAALIASAGALAQAGDMSLPLVLLVVAGSALAGDALIYGCGVLGSRRALRWLSRTPRRSAALHWTASRMRAHGLPFVIGVRFVPSGRVVGALTAAVVGYPARRYLLGAGIAELIWASYSVGIGYWGGAALGGAWPSLFIGTGVSLVVAVVAQALSRCGGDKPDGRGSTPPRRPVPTPFVPDAPGGA; translated from the coding sequence ATGGACAGCGCACTGTGGATGTACGTGCTGCTTGCCCTGACCACCGCACCCCCGCTGGTGCCCAACGCAGCGCTCATCGCCTCGGCCGGCGCCCTCGCGCAGGCGGGCGACATGAGCCTGCCCCTCGTCCTGCTGGTCGTCGCCGGCAGTGCCCTCGCGGGTGACGCCCTCATCTACGGCTGCGGCGTCCTCGGCAGCCGCCGAGCCCTGCGCTGGCTCTCCCGGACGCCCCGCCGCAGCGCCGCCCTCCACTGGACGGCCTCCCGGATGCGCGCGCACGGGCTCCCGTTCGTCATCGGCGTGCGCTTCGTCCCCAGCGGCCGTGTGGTCGGCGCCCTGACCGCAGCCGTCGTCGGCTACCCCGCCCGCCGCTACCTCCTCGGCGCCGGCATCGCCGAGCTGATCTGGGCCTCCTACAGCGTCGGCATCGGGTACTGGGGCGGAGCCGCGCTCGGCGGTGCCTGGCCGTCGCTCTTCATCGGCACCGGCGTCTCCCTCGTCGTCGCCGTCGTCGCCCAGGCCCTCAGCCGGTGCGGCGGGGACAAGCCGGACGGCCGCGGGAGCACGCCGCCCCGCCGCCCCGTCCCTACGCCCTTCGTCCCCGACGCCCCGGGCGGCGCGTGA
- a CDS encoding heavy-metal-associated domain-containing protein → MSTVTYKVSGMSCGHCEGSVSTEVSALPGVREVRATAATGLVTVTADEPLNDDAVRAAVDEAGYELVGRA, encoded by the coding sequence ATGAGCACCGTCACCTACAAGGTCTCCGGGATGAGCTGTGGACACTGTGAAGGAAGTGTCTCCACCGAGGTGTCCGCGCTGCCGGGGGTGCGCGAGGTCAGGGCCACGGCCGCCACGGGCCTGGTCACCGTGACGGCGGACGAGCCGCTGAACGACGACGCCGTGCGCGCCGCCGTGGACGAGGCGGGGTACGAGCTGGTCGGACGCGCCTGA
- a CDS encoding citrate synthase produces the protein MSENRNSASADNAVVVRYGDDEYRYPVIDSSVGDKGFDIAKLRAQTGLVTLDSGFGNTSTAKSAITYLDGEKGILRYRGYPIEQLAERGSFLETAYLLINGELPTADELAAFSREISQHTLLHEDVKRFFDGFPTDAHPMAMLTSVVSALSTFYQDSHNPFDERQRYISTIRLLAKLPTIAAYAFKKAVGHPVVYPRNDLGYVENFLRMTFAVPAEEYQLDPVVVSALEKLLILHADHEQNCSTSTVRLVGSSQANLFVSISAGINALWGPLHGGANAAVLEMLERIQAEGGDVDSFIRRVKNKEQGVRLMGFGHRVYKSFDPRAKIIKTAAHDVLSALGKSDELLDIALRLEERALSDDYFVSRNLYPNVDFYTGLIYRAMGFPTSMFTVLFALGRLPGWIAQWHEMITDPTTRIGRPRQIYTGVVERDWVPVEER, from the coding sequence GTGAGCGAAAACCGCAACAGCGCCAGCGCAGACAATGCAGTAGTAGTGCGGTACGGGGACGACGAGTACCGCTACCCGGTGATCGACAGCTCGGTCGGCGACAAGGGCTTCGACATCGCCAAGCTGCGTGCCCAGACCGGTCTGGTGACCCTGGACTCCGGCTTCGGCAACACCTCGACCGCCAAATCGGCGATCACCTACCTCGACGGCGAGAAAGGCATCCTCCGCTACCGCGGGTATCCGATCGAGCAGCTCGCCGAGCGGGGATCGTTCCTGGAGACGGCCTACCTCCTCATCAACGGCGAGCTCCCGACCGCGGACGAGCTGGCCGCCTTCAGCCGGGAGATCTCGCAGCACACCCTGCTGCACGAGGACGTGAAGCGGTTCTTCGACGGCTTCCCGACCGACGCGCACCCGATGGCCATGCTGACCTCGGTCGTCAGCGCGCTGTCCACCTTCTACCAGGACAGCCACAACCCGTTCGACGAGCGGCAGCGCTACATCTCCACGATCCGGCTGCTCGCCAAGCTGCCGACGATCGCGGCGTACGCGTTCAAGAAGGCCGTGGGGCACCCGGTCGTCTATCCGCGCAACGACCTCGGGTACGTGGAGAACTTCCTCCGCATGACGTTCGCCGTCCCGGCCGAGGAGTACCAGCTCGACCCGGTCGTGGTGAGCGCGCTCGAGAAGCTGCTCATCCTGCACGCCGACCACGAGCAGAACTGTTCCACCTCCACCGTGCGGCTCGTCGGCTCCTCCCAGGCGAACCTGTTCGTCTCCATCTCCGCCGGCATCAACGCGCTGTGGGGTCCGCTGCACGGCGGGGCCAACGCGGCCGTGCTGGAGATGCTGGAGCGGATCCAGGCCGAGGGCGGGGACGTCGACTCGTTCATCCGCCGTGTGAAGAACAAGGAGCAGGGCGTCCGCCTGATGGGCTTCGGCCACCGGGTGTACAAGAGCTTCGACCCCCGCGCGAAGATCATCAAGACGGCCGCGCACGACGTGCTCTCGGCGCTCGGCAAGTCCGACGAGCTGCTCGACATCGCGCTGCGCCTCGAGGAGCGCGCCCTCAGCGACGACTACTTCGTCTCGCGCAACCTCTACCCGAACGTCGACTTCTACACGGGTCTGATCTACCGGGCCATGGGCTTCCCGACCAGCATGTTCACCGTGCTGTTCGCGCTCGGCCGGCTGCCCGGCTGGATCGCCCAGTGGCACGAGATGATCACCGACCCGACCACCCGGATCGGCCGCCCGCGGCAGATCTACACGGGCGTCGTCGAGCGCGACTGGGTGCCGGTGGAGGAGCGCTGA
- a CDS encoding CoA-acylating methylmalonate-semialdehyde dehydrogenase, with protein MRSIGHFVGNRQVPGASGRWGPVHDPATGELTGRVALASAAEVDTAVAAAREAARPWAAVSLARRTALLFAYRELLHARRDELARIVTAEHGKIHADALGEVARGLDVVELACGVQRELAGRVSTEVSSGVDVVSLRQPLGVVAGITPFNFPAMVPLWMFPLAVACGNAFVLKPSEKAPSAALRLAELAAEAGFPPGVLGVVNGGSEAVDRLLAHPDVAAVSFVGSTPVAEAVHRAATAYGKRVQALGGAKNHMVVLPDADLDLAADGAVGAAFGSAGERCMAVSVVVAVGDAADGLVARIAERARAVRVGPGHDPASAMGPLITAQHRDTVASYVRGARAQGAEVVVDGTGCRVPGYEGGFYLGASLLDRVTPGMDAYRDEIFGPVLCVVRAASYEEAVALVNASRWGNGAAVFTRDGGLARRFQLEVTAGMVGVNVPIPVPVAHHSFGGWKDSLFGDHHVYGEDGVRFCTRGKVVTSRWPGPAAGGVDPVFPSGG; from the coding sequence ATGAGGTCGATCGGGCACTTCGTGGGCAACCGGCAGGTGCCGGGCGCGTCGGGCCGCTGGGGTCCGGTGCACGACCCGGCGACCGGGGAGCTCACCGGGCGGGTCGCGCTGGCGTCCGCCGCCGAGGTCGACACGGCGGTGGCGGCGGCGCGGGAGGCGGCCCGGCCGTGGGCCGCGGTGTCCCTCGCCAGACGGACGGCGCTGCTGTTCGCGTACCGGGAGCTGCTGCACGCGCGGCGCGACGAGCTGGCGCGGATCGTGACGGCCGAGCACGGGAAGATCCACGCCGACGCGCTGGGCGAGGTGGCGCGCGGCCTCGACGTCGTCGAGCTGGCGTGCGGGGTCCAGCGGGAGCTGGCGGGCCGCGTCTCGACGGAGGTCTCGTCGGGGGTGGACGTGGTGTCGCTGCGGCAGCCGCTCGGGGTGGTGGCCGGCATCACGCCGTTCAACTTCCCGGCGATGGTGCCGCTGTGGATGTTCCCGCTGGCCGTGGCGTGCGGGAACGCGTTCGTCCTCAAGCCGAGCGAGAAGGCGCCGTCGGCCGCGCTGCGGCTCGCCGAACTGGCCGCCGAGGCGGGCTTCCCGCCCGGGGTCCTCGGTGTGGTCAACGGCGGCAGCGAGGCCGTGGACCGGCTGCTCGCGCACCCGGACGTCGCGGCGGTGAGCTTCGTCGGCTCGACGCCGGTGGCAGAGGCGGTGCACCGCGCGGCGACGGCGTACGGCAAGCGGGTGCAGGCGCTCGGCGGCGCGAAGAACCACATGGTGGTGCTGCCCGACGCCGATCTCGACCTGGCCGCCGACGGCGCGGTGGGCGCGGCGTTCGGCTCGGCCGGTGAGCGGTGCATGGCCGTGTCCGTGGTGGTGGCGGTGGGCGACGCCGCCGACGGTCTCGTGGCGCGGATCGCGGAGCGGGCGCGGGCCGTGCGGGTGGGTCCCGGGCACGACCCGGCCTCCGCGATGGGGCCGCTGATCACGGCGCAGCACCGGGACACCGTCGCGTCGTACGTGCGGGGCGCGCGGGCTCAGGGGGCGGAGGTCGTGGTCGACGGCACGGGGTGCCGGGTCCCGGGGTACGAGGGGGGCTTCTACCTCGGCGCCTCGCTGCTCGACCGGGTGACACCGGGGATGGACGCGTACCGGGACGAGATCTTCGGCCCGGTGCTGTGCGTGGTGCGGGCCGCGTCGTACGAGGAGGCCGTCGCGCTGGTCAACGCGTCGCGGTGGGGGAACGGCGCCGCCGTCTTCACGCGGGACGGCGGGCTGGCGCGGCGGTTCCAGCTGGAGGTGACGGCGGGGATGGTGGGCGTGAACGTGCCGATCCCGGTGCCGGTGGCGCACCACTCGTTCGGCGGCTGGAAGGACTCGCTGTTCGGCGACCACCACGTGTACGGCGAGGACGGCGTGCGGTTCTGCACGCGCGGCAAGGTGGTGACGAGCCGGTGGCCGGGGCCGGCGGCCGGGGGTGTCGATCCGGTCTTCCCGTCGGGCGGCTGA
- a CDS encoding MerR family transcriptional regulator translates to MSQRQDGLWSYKEIAAHIRVQPDTVRSYRKHGLLPPPDAVDRGRPLWHPDTIREWVTRRPGRRGRRA, encoded by the coding sequence ATGTCGCAGCGTCAGGACGGGCTGTGGTCCTACAAGGAGATCGCCGCCCACATCCGGGTGCAGCCCGACACCGTGCGCTCCTACCGCAAGCACGGGCTGCTCCCGCCGCCCGACGCGGTCGACCGCGGTCGGCCGCTCTGGCACCCGGACACGATCCGGGAGTGGGTCACGCGCCGCCCGGGGCGTCGGGGACGAAGGGCGTAG
- a CDS encoding aldehyde dehydrogenase (NADP(+)), whose product MTDPTSPAGTVPADTTPDELDAILASAASAASAWGQTPPRERARALRAVADALDASAADLLPLAAEESHLPDGRLTGELKRTTFQLRLFGEVLEDGAFLDARVDHADPQWPMGAPRPDLRRVLEPIGPVLNFAASNFPFAFSVAGGDSAAALAAGCPLIVKAHPGHPRLSALTAEVVTGALRAAGAPEGVFALIHGVESGVAALRDPRVKAAAFTGSIPGGRALFDIAVSRPEPIPFYGELGSVNPTFVTERAAAARASQIAEGFLGSVSLGSGQFCTKPGVLAVPAGSTLLDDLRLAARPAAAPMLNERIQSAYLTALDTLASHDAVSPVTMDDTSLADPPAPTLLTASIEDVLADPGPLLAECFGPAALVVTYSDEEQLLTLAAAIEGQLTATVVGEEDDAIAPRLVRALAARAGRVLWNQWPTGVSVTYAQQHGGPYPATTAPTGTSVGTAAIERFLRPVAYQGMPDHLLPTALREANPDNLPRLVDGKQA is encoded by the coding sequence ATGACCGATCCGACCTCGCCGGCCGGCACCGTGCCCGCCGACACGACGCCCGACGAACTCGACGCGATACTCGCGTCCGCCGCGTCCGCCGCGTCCGCGTGGGGGCAGACGCCCCCGCGGGAGCGCGCCCGCGCGCTGCGCGCCGTCGCCGACGCGCTCGACGCCAGCGCAGCCGACCTCCTGCCCCTGGCGGCCGAGGAGAGCCACCTGCCCGACGGGCGGCTCACCGGCGAGCTGAAGCGCACCACGTTCCAGCTCCGCCTGTTCGGCGAGGTGCTGGAGGACGGCGCGTTCCTCGACGCCCGCGTGGACCACGCCGACCCGCAGTGGCCGATGGGCGCGCCGCGTCCGGACCTGCGCCGCGTGCTGGAGCCGATCGGTCCGGTCCTCAACTTCGCCGCGAGCAACTTCCCGTTCGCCTTCAGCGTCGCCGGCGGGGACAGCGCCGCCGCCCTCGCGGCCGGCTGCCCGCTGATCGTGAAGGCGCACCCGGGCCACCCGCGCCTGTCCGCGCTGACGGCCGAGGTGGTCACCGGCGCGCTGCGCGCGGCGGGGGCGCCCGAAGGCGTCTTTGCGCTGATCCACGGGGTGGAGTCCGGGGTGGCGGCCCTGCGCGACCCCCGGGTGAAGGCCGCCGCCTTCACCGGGTCGATCCCGGGCGGGCGGGCGCTGTTCGACATCGCGGTCTCGCGGCCGGAACCGATCCCGTTCTACGGCGAACTCGGCTCGGTCAACCCCACCTTCGTCACCGAACGGGCCGCCGCCGCGCGCGCGTCGCAGATCGCGGAGGGCTTCCTCGGCTCGGTCTCGCTGGGCAGCGGGCAGTTCTGCACCAAGCCGGGCGTCCTTGCCGTGCCCGCGGGCTCGACCCTGCTGGACGACCTGCGCCTCGCCGCGCGGCCCGCCGCCGCGCCCATGCTCAACGAGCGCATCCAGTCGGCCTATCTGACCGCCCTGGACACACTGGCGTCGCACGACGCCGTCAGCCCGGTCACCATGGACGACACCTCCCTCGCCGACCCGCCGGCCCCCACGCTGCTCACGGCGTCGATCGAGGACGTGCTCGCCGACCCCGGACCGCTGCTCGCCGAGTGCTTCGGGCCGGCGGCCCTCGTCGTCACCTACTCCGACGAGGAGCAGCTCCTCACGCTCGCCGCCGCCATCGAGGGCCAGCTCACGGCCACCGTCGTCGGCGAGGAGGACGACGCGATCGCGCCCCGGCTGGTGCGCGCGCTGGCCGCGCGGGCCGGCCGCGTCCTGTGGAACCAGTGGCCGACCGGCGTGTCCGTGACCTACGCCCAGCAGCACGGCGGCCCCTACCCGGCGACGACCGCACCCACCGGCACCTCGGTCGGGACGGCGGCCATCGAGCGCTTCCTGCGCCCCGTGGCCTACCAGGGGATGCCGGACCACCTGCTGCCCACCGCGCTGCGCGAGGCCAACCCGGACAACCTGCCGCGTCTGGTGGACGGCAAGCAGGCCTGA
- a CDS encoding ATP-dependent RecD-like DNA helicase: MSHSAVVEGVLERITYANEDNGWTVARVDTGRGSGDLLTVVGALLGAQVGESLRMTGRWGSHPQYGRQFTVENYTTVLPATVQGIRRYLGSGLIKGIGPRTAERIVDHFGTDTLDIIETDVRRLIEVPGLGPKRTASIAAAWEEQKAIKEVMVFLQGVEVSTSIAVRIYKKYGDASISVVKNQPYRLAADVWGIGFLTADRIARAVGIPQDSPDRVRAGLAYALSQAADQGNCYLPEERLIADAVQLLQVDTGLVIDCLGELAADPEGVVREAVPDPAGDGPHTAVYLVPFHRAEVSLAAQVRRLLRAEDDRLAAFASVAWDRALAWLGGRTGASLAPEQEQAVRLALTEKVAVLTGGPGCGKSFTVRSVVELARAKGARVLLAAPTGRAAKRLAELTGAEASTVHRLLELKPGGDAAYDRDRPLDADLIVVDEASMLDLLLANKLVKAVPPGAHLLLVGDVDQLPSVGAGEVLRDLLAPGSPVPAVRLTRIFRQAQRSGVVTNAHRVNRGEFPVTEGMNDFFLFAAEDTEEAGRLAVDVAARRVPARFGLDPRRDIQVLTPMHRGPAGAGALNALLQQEITPARPGLAEKRFGGRVFRVGDKVTQIRNNYEKGAAGVFNGTVGVVTALDPDEQRLTVRTDEDEDIPYDFAELDELAHAYAVTIHRSQGSEYPCVVVPVTTSAWMMLQRNLLYTAVTRAKKLVVLVGSRRALGQAVRVVSTGRRCTALDARLAGAVARPERP, from the coding sequence ATGTCGCACAGCGCCGTGGTCGAAGGAGTCCTCGAACGCATCACGTACGCCAACGAGGACAACGGCTGGACGGTCGCCCGCGTCGACACCGGGCGCGGCTCGGGGGACCTGCTCACGGTCGTCGGCGCGCTGCTCGGCGCGCAGGTGGGGGAGTCCCTGCGCATGACGGGCCGCTGGGGCTCGCACCCCCAGTACGGGCGGCAGTTCACCGTCGAGAACTACACGACCGTCCTCCCCGCGACCGTGCAGGGCATCCGCCGCTACCTCGGCTCGGGGCTGATCAAGGGCATCGGCCCGCGGACCGCCGAGCGGATCGTGGACCACTTCGGCACCGACACCCTCGACATCATCGAGACGGACGTGCGGCGGCTCATCGAGGTGCCGGGGCTCGGGCCGAAGCGGACGGCGTCCATCGCCGCCGCCTGGGAGGAGCAGAAGGCCATCAAGGAGGTCATGGTCTTCCTCCAGGGCGTCGAGGTGTCCACATCCATCGCGGTCCGCATCTACAAGAAGTACGGCGACGCGTCGATCTCCGTCGTGAAGAACCAGCCGTACCGCCTGGCCGCCGACGTGTGGGGCATCGGCTTCCTCACGGCCGACCGCATCGCCCGCGCGGTCGGCATACCGCAGGACAGCCCCGACCGGGTGCGCGCCGGGCTCGCGTACGCGCTGTCCCAGGCCGCCGACCAGGGGAACTGCTACCTCCCCGAGGAGCGGCTCATCGCGGACGCCGTGCAGCTCCTGCAGGTCGACACCGGGCTCGTCATCGACTGCCTCGGTGAGCTGGCCGCCGATCCGGAGGGCGTCGTCCGCGAGGCCGTCCCCGACCCGGCGGGCGACGGGCCGCACACGGCCGTCTACCTGGTGCCGTTCCACCGGGCCGAGGTGTCGCTCGCCGCGCAGGTACGGCGGCTGCTGCGGGCCGAGGACGACCGGCTGGCGGCGTTCGCCTCCGTCGCGTGGGACCGGGCGCTCGCCTGGCTCGGCGGGCGGACGGGGGCCTCCCTCGCGCCCGAGCAGGAGCAGGCCGTGCGCCTGGCCCTGACCGAGAAGGTCGCGGTCCTGACCGGCGGCCCCGGCTGCGGCAAGTCGTTCACCGTGCGGTCGGTGGTCGAGCTGGCCCGCGCCAAGGGCGCCAGGGTGCTGCTGGCCGCGCCCACCGGCCGGGCGGCGAAGCGGCTCGCCGAGCTGACCGGCGCCGAGGCGTCCACCGTCCACCGGCTGCTCGAGCTGAAGCCGGGCGGGGACGCGGCGTACGACCGGGACCGGCCGCTGGACGCCGACCTGATCGTGGTGGACGAGGCGTCCATGCTCGATCTCCTCCTCGCCAACAAGCTGGTGAAGGCGGTCCCGCCGGGCGCCCACCTGCTGCTCGTCGGCGACGTGGACCAACTCCCCTCGGTGGGGGCGGGCGAGGTGCTGCGCGACCTGCTGGCGCCGGGCTCCCCGGTGCCCGCCGTGCGGCTGACGCGGATCTTCCGGCAGGCGCAGCGGTCCGGCGTCGTCACCAACGCGCACCGTGTCAACCGGGGGGAGTTCCCCGTGACGGAGGGGATGAACGACTTCTTCCTGTTCGCCGCCGAGGACACGGAGGAGGCGGGGCGGCTCGCGGTGGACGTGGCGGCGCGGCGGGTGCCCGCCAGGTTCGGCCTCGACCCGCGCCGCGACATCCAGGTGCTCACCCCCATGCACCGCGGCCCGGCCGGCGCCGGCGCGCTGAACGCGCTGCTCCAGCAGGAGATCACCCCGGCGCGGCCCGGTCTCGCGGAGAAGCGGTTCGGCGGGCGGGTCTTCCGGGTCGGCGACAAGGTCACCCAGATCAGGAACAACTACGAGAAGGGCGCCGCCGGCGTCTTCAACGGCACGGTCGGCGTGGTCACCGCGCTCGACCCGGACGAGCAGCGCCTCACCGTCCGCACGGACGAGGACGAGGACATCCCCTACGACTTCGCCGAGCTGGACGAGCTGGCGCACGCGTACGCCGTCACGATCCACCGCTCGCAGGGGAGCGAGTACCCGTGCGTGGTGGTTCCGGTCACGACGAGCGCCTGGATGATGCTCCAGCGCAACCTGCTGTACACGGCGGTGACCCGCGCGAAGAAGCTCGTGGTGCTCGTCGGGTCACGGAGAGCGCTGGGGCAAGCGGTGCGGGTCGTCTCGACCGGCCGCCGCTGCACGGCCCTGGACGCGCGGCTGGCCGGTGCGGTGGCGCGCCCGGAACGTCCGTGA
- the iolD gene encoding 3D-(3,5/4)-trihydroxycyclohexane-1,2-dione acylhydrolase (decyclizing), translating to MTTHRLTVAQALVRFLAVQYTERDGVRHRLVDACWGIFGHGNVAGIGQALVEQGYGPDAPLPFHQGRSEQAMVHAATAFARQNDRLSAQAVTTSIGPGATNLVTGAALATVNRLPVLLLPGDTFAGRPADPVLQQLEHPGAGDVSVNDALRPVSRWFDRVHRPEALVPAALAAMRALADPVRTGAVTLALPQDVQAEAYDWPAAFFAERVWPVPRPAPDATALSRVADAVRTARRPLLVAGGGVHHSRAEEALRELADATGIPVASTQAGKGSLRHDHPCDVGGIGHTGTAVADDLARDADLVIGVGTRWTDFTTASGTLFTRPGVRFATLSLSPDDAHKMAGLPLVADARAGLAALVAALSGHRVDDAYRAEYTAAKAAWERATAAVLRPADPAARPTQPQVLGALEEVVGDTDVVINAAGSLPGDLHRFWHARSPRQYHVEYGYSCMGYEIPAAIGVALAVPGRPVWALVGDGTYLMNPTELVTAVQEGVPLKLLIVDNHGYASIGGLSEQTGAERFGTAYRYRAPDGSYTGAPLPVDLAANAASLGLRVITAATWGELRSALAEARAEPRPVCVYVETDPAPSGPPPQAWWDVPVAGTSSRAAAREARAEYERRAAGRRHRL from the coding sequence GTGACCACGCACCGCCTCACCGTCGCCCAGGCCCTCGTCCGCTTCCTCGCCGTCCAGTACACGGAACGCGACGGCGTACGGCACCGGCTCGTGGACGCCTGCTGGGGCATCTTCGGCCACGGCAACGTCGCGGGCATCGGCCAGGCCCTCGTGGAGCAGGGGTACGGACCCGACGCGCCGCTCCCCTTCCACCAGGGCCGCAGCGAACAGGCCATGGTCCACGCGGCCACCGCGTTCGCCCGCCAGAACGACCGGCTCTCCGCGCAGGCCGTCACCACGTCCATCGGCCCCGGCGCGACCAACCTCGTGACCGGCGCGGCCCTCGCCACCGTCAACCGGCTGCCGGTCCTCCTGCTGCCCGGTGACACCTTCGCCGGCCGGCCCGCCGACCCCGTCCTCCAGCAGCTCGAACACCCGGGCGCGGGCGACGTGTCGGTGAACGACGCGCTGCGGCCGGTCAGCCGCTGGTTCGACCGCGTGCACCGGCCCGAGGCGCTGGTCCCGGCCGCCCTGGCCGCGATGCGCGCCCTCGCCGACCCGGTCCGCACCGGCGCGGTGACCCTCGCCCTGCCGCAGGACGTCCAGGCGGAGGCGTACGACTGGCCGGCCGCGTTCTTCGCCGAACGGGTCTGGCCGGTCCCCAGGCCCGCCCCCGACGCGACCGCGCTGTCCCGCGTCGCCGACGCCGTCCGCACCGCGCGCCGCCCCCTGCTGGTCGCCGGCGGCGGCGTGCACCACAGCCGCGCCGAGGAGGCCCTGCGCGAACTCGCCGACGCCACCGGCATCCCGGTCGCGTCCACCCAGGCGGGCAAGGGCTCCCTGCGGCACGACCACCCGTGCGACGTCGGCGGCATCGGCCACACCGGGACCGCCGTCGCCGACGACCTGGCGCGCGACGCCGACCTGGTCATCGGCGTCGGGACCCGCTGGACCGACTTCACGACGGCCTCCGGCACGCTGTTCACCCGGCCGGGGGTGCGGTTCGCCACCCTCTCCCTCTCCCCCGACGACGCCCACAAGATGGCCGGGCTGCCGCTGGTCGCCGACGCCCGCGCCGGGCTCGCCGCCCTCGTCGCCGCCCTGAGCGGCCACCGCGTCGACGACGCCTACCGCGCCGAGTACACGGCGGCCAAGGCGGCCTGGGAGCGCGCCACCGCCGCCGTCCTGCGCCCCGCCGACCCGGCGGCACGTCCCACCCAGCCCCAGGTCCTCGGCGCACTGGAGGAGGTCGTGGGCGACACCGACGTGGTGATCAACGCCGCCGGGTCCCTGCCGGGCGACCTGCACCGCTTCTGGCACGCGCGGTCGCCGCGCCAGTACCACGTCGAGTACGGCTACTCCTGCATGGGCTACGAGATCCCCGCCGCGATCGGCGTCGCGCTCGCCGTGCCGGGGCGGCCCGTGTGGGCGCTCGTCGGGGACGGCACCTACCTGATGAACCCCACCGAGCTGGTGACGGCCGTCCAGGAGGGCGTGCCGCTCAAGCTGCTGATCGTGGACAACCACGGCTACGCCTCCATCGGCGGGCTGTCGGAGCAGACCGGCGCCGAGCGCTTCGGCACGGCCTACCGGTACCGCGCGCCGGACGGCTCGTACACCGGCGCGCCGCTGCCGGTCGACCTGGCGGCGAACGCCGCTTCCCTCGGCCTGCGGGTCATCACGGCGGCGACCTGGGGCGAGCTGCGGTCGGCGCTCGCCGAGGCACGGGCCGAGCCGCGGCCGGTGTGCGTGTACGTGGAGACCGATCCCGCGCCGTCCGGTCCGCCGCCGCAGGCGTGGTGGGACGTACCGGTCGCCGGTACGTCGTCGCGCGCGGCGGCGCGGGAGGCCCGCGCGGAGTACGAGCGCCGCGCGGCGGGACGGCGCCATCGCCTGTGA
- a CDS encoding MarR family transcriptional regulator produces MPHDAQVLFADHVGRFYARRHGFPPMAGRLLGYLFVCDPPQQTIDELGEALLASRSAVTGAVKLLEGHGMARRTRAAGERVDRVGLGPVGRQPQNFDATAHREHAALFREGLALLADAPPRRRAPLAEMVALADFLADRLPVLLEEWHAHRDALRASGDLPGPGD; encoded by the coding sequence GTGCCCCATGACGCGCAGGTCCTCTTCGCCGACCACGTCGGCCGTTTCTACGCACGCCGCCACGGCTTCCCGCCCATGGCGGGGCGCCTGCTGGGCTACCTCTTCGTGTGCGACCCGCCGCAGCAGACGATCGACGAGCTGGGGGAAGCCCTGCTGGCGAGCAGGAGCGCCGTCACCGGCGCCGTCAAGCTGCTGGAGGGGCACGGGATGGCACGCCGCACCCGCGCCGCCGGCGAACGCGTGGACCGTGTCGGCCTCGGACCGGTGGGCCGGCAGCCGCAGAACTTCGACGCGACCGCGCACCGGGAACACGCCGCGCTGTTCCGCGAGGGCCTCGCGCTGCTCGCCGACGCCCCACCGCGGCGCAGGGCACCGCTCGCCGAGATGGTCGCCCTCGCGGACTTCCTGGCGGACCGCCTGCCCGTCCTGCTGGAGGAGTGGCACGCCCACCGGGACGCGCTGCGCGCCTCGGGCGACCTGCCCGGCCCCGGCGACTGA